In Nostoc sp. CENA543, a single genomic region encodes these proteins:
- a CDS encoding alpha-2-macroglobulin, translating to MIIKTLMRFLFIFVLTIGITSCNFIGVSSKPQLPTVKPLTPPNLPDWIEQISPIGNAQPLNQIRIRFKEPLIPIEQLDSPQQQNLLQKFALWPPLPGQFRFLTPRMVGFQPEQALPQAARLQVTLKAGLADLKNHHLDKDLAWTFNTNPIEITNLPGVNPVEQSEIQPVDLQPKLQFTANTELNLASVQEHLQLIPEGKSKGINFKLALAKEEKPQTGEEPTEKFDPSTRNWVYDLFPQKNLDKATSYRLVFSPGILPANGNLPTEKEFVSKLATYSPLAFKQINYYGQPDANGTYGRFIKGTPQLEFNNILVPDSVKENIKIDPVPRDISRLLQIGEEDRFVTLNPYGLNPATNYTITIGKDLKDKFGQSLGKPVTLKYNTGDLAGDIWTPSDLHIFPSGQNLQLNINTVNLPESQYKAAYRVVQPTELVYARNAYPQGNENDLLPQTSKWQTFKISAQKNQQLNINVPLREKLGAATGMLAYGVQARTNKYQENGKELWREATTYGLVQLTNLGVFSQWFPDAALIRVNHLSDGSPVKAAPIEIYQLKLGAKYRDPVQPCATGKTDNDGNLRLQLPNLQSCYVSNKDSSVKSPELLVIARENQDWAFAKTEEYSGSYGYGIDAGWDDNKPVSRGVIFSDRQLYQPGEKAAFTGFADFLINGSIQQDKNAVYQLSFLNPDGQKTDLGTKTTNEFGTFSLELPISKTQKLGYYTIQAKGKDGREISGEFRVAEFKPPNFKVELNLNKEFALVGEEVEAKAASNYLFGAPVEGGEAKYFVTRRQESFTPKGWEEFSFGRQWFWPEESPSLPSDVLQTNTKLDPQGKIGQTVMVAKDLPYPMTYNIDVQVADVSNLSVASSKSFTALPSNRLIGLKSDFIANAGKSFPVEVIVTEPTGKPMTNQRVRVELQQMKYSSVTQVVEGSDTAKNQVEYQTVAQAEITSSENYQTVNLTPTVSGSYRIRANFSDSKDEVTATDSQIWVTGDNQVYWGSDDENRLEVKLDKKEYKPGEIATALIQSPYQDAELYFAVIKDKPLYQQLTKTKGGAPQIQFQVTPEMLPNAAVEAVLVRQGAPINQVEPGSLDKLVKIGFTPFKVNLQDKYLNVQVTPLQASLEPGAESTVQLELKDHQNNPTQGQLTVMVVNEAVLQLSGYRPPNLVDTVYAEQLISTRFSDNRPDVVIQPQDIAQPKGWGYSGGLSTGIANTRTRTDFQPLAYYNASVLTDANGKAQITFKLPDDLTTWRVMVVATDGNLRFGNGDATFITTKPLLTNAILPQFVRPGDRILGGLSVTNNTGTSGNLTIDGELQGNVKFAEKNPKSTNLQTKTESATQAYRFPMVAENVGVAQVRFTTQLNNTAADAFAVPLEVKPLEVTEQVVETGVTDKQVNIPLNIDKNVYPNAGGLDIQLASTLIPEIKAPAKQVLADNDLPFAEPAASQLMIAANLQTLSQKYSQTFAEFNPQQQANQAITQLAKLQIADGGFAAFPGQEKSDPWVSAYAAESLSQAQKVFPNAVNAAMLSRLKNYLQKVLANPGQYDFCKEQLCKTQLQLHALIALDALGEKRNSFLSDIYQQRNNFDIVTQIKLARYLSQFPEWQDESQKMFNQLQENISETGRTAVISLPNQWGWMSSNTTAQAQALRLFIAKQSKPEVIDKLFQSLLAQRRNGTWQTDYNNAQALTALVEYSQLQPTPPNFLATVKLAGKKLGENRFNGYQNPSLQLNVAMDKLPRGRHDLTLQKSGNGKLHYLVNYSYLLPGNQPGRFNGLRVTKAISKVGERQPLQKTGIYAFDKPLNIESGQVFDIGLEIIADHPVDHVVIKDPLPAGLEAVDQSFQTATAALQAQADSWQLGYRNIYRDRIIAYANHLEPGVYSLHYLVRSVTPGTFLWPGAEAHLQYAPEEFGRSASSTVEIQ from the coding sequence ATGATTATCAAAACCCTCATGCGATTCCTGTTCATCTTTGTACTCACAATAGGAATCACATCGTGTAACTTTATTGGCGTATCATCAAAACCCCAACTTCCCACCGTCAAACCACTCACCCCACCCAACTTACCAGACTGGATTGAACAAATCAGCCCTATTGGTAACGCCCAACCCCTCAATCAAATTCGCATCCGCTTCAAAGAACCATTAATTCCCATAGAACAACTAGACAGCCCCCAACAACAAAATTTATTACAAAAATTTGCACTTTGGCCGCCCTTACCCGGACAATTCCGCTTTTTAACACCGCGTATGGTAGGCTTCCAACCAGAACAAGCCTTACCTCAAGCCGCAAGATTACAAGTTACCCTGAAAGCCGGTTTAGCAGACTTAAAAAATCATCACCTAGACAAAGATTTAGCCTGGACATTTAACACCAACCCCATAGAAATAACTAATTTACCAGGCGTAAATCCCGTAGAGCAATCAGAAATTCAACCTGTTGATTTACAACCAAAATTACAATTTACCGCCAACACAGAATTAAACTTAGCTTCCGTCCAAGAACATCTCCAATTAATTCCCGAAGGTAAAAGCAAAGGCATCAATTTCAAATTAGCTTTAGCTAAAGAAGAAAAACCACAAACAGGCGAAGAACCCACAGAAAAATTTGATCCTTCCACACGCAATTGGGTTTACGATTTATTTCCTCAAAAGAATCTAGATAAAGCCACTAGTTACCGCCTAGTATTTTCTCCTGGTATATTACCAGCTAATGGTAACTTACCCACAGAAAAAGAATTTGTCAGTAAATTAGCCACCTATTCACCTTTAGCATTTAAACAAATTAACTATTACGGGCAACCAGATGCTAATGGTACATATGGTAGATTTATTAAAGGCACACCACAATTAGAATTTAATAATATATTAGTTCCCGATTCAGTCAAGGAAAATATTAAAATTGATCCCGTACCGCGTGATATTTCCAGACTGTTGCAAATAGGTGAAGAAGATAGATTTGTTACCCTAAATCCCTATGGTTTAAATCCCGCGACTAATTACACCATTACTATTGGAAAGGATTTAAAAGATAAATTCGGGCAATCTTTAGGTAAGCCTGTCACTCTCAAATATAATACCGGTGATTTAGCTGGTGATATTTGGACTCCCTCCGATTTACATATTTTTCCATCAGGACAGAACTTACAACTAAATATTAATACAGTTAATTTACCAGAATCGCAATACAAAGCTGCTTATCGCGTAGTTCAACCGACAGAATTAGTTTACGCCAGAAATGCCTATCCCCAAGGTAATGAAAACGATTTATTACCCCAAACCAGTAAATGGCAGACTTTTAAAATTTCAGCCCAAAAAAATCAGCAACTTAATATTAATGTACCACTGAGAGAAAAACTTGGTGCAGCAACAGGAATGTTAGCCTATGGTGTGCAAGCACGTACTAATAAATATCAAGAAAACGGTAAAGAACTGTGGCGAGAAGCTACGACTTACGGCTTAGTGCAGTTAACTAATTTAGGTGTATTTAGTCAATGGTTTCCTGATGCGGCTTTAATTCGCGTTAATCATCTCAGTGACGGTTCGCCTGTTAAAGCTGCACCTATTGAAATTTACCAATTAAAATTAGGTGCAAAATATCGTGATCCCGTTCAACCTTGCGCGACAGGAAAAACAGATAATGATGGTAATTTAAGACTACAACTCCCTAATTTACAGTCATGTTATGTCAGCAATAAAGACTCGTCTGTAAAATCACCAGAATTATTAGTAATTGCCCGTGAAAATCAAGATTGGGCATTTGCGAAGACTGAAGAATATAGCGGTTCATATGGATATGGTATTGATGCAGGTTGGGACGATAATAAACCTGTGTCACGGGGCGTAATATTTTCAGATAGACAGTTATATCAGCCAGGAGAAAAGGCTGCTTTTACAGGCTTTGCTGATTTTTTAATCAATGGCAGTATCCAGCAAGATAAAAATGCTGTATATCAACTGAGTTTCCTGAATCCTGATGGACAGAAAACAGATTTAGGGACAAAAACCACTAACGAATTTGGGACGTTTTCTCTAGAGTTACCGATTAGTAAAACCCAAAAACTAGGTTACTACACCATTCAAGCCAAAGGGAAAGATGGGCGAGAAATTTCTGGTGAGTTTCGCGTAGCTGAATTTAAACCACCGAATTTTAAAGTTGAACTCAATTTAAATAAAGAATTTGCCTTAGTCGGTGAGGAAGTCGAAGCAAAAGCCGCGAGTAATTATTTATTTGGCGCGCCTGTGGAGGGAGGCGAAGCTAAATATTTTGTGACGCGTCGTCAGGAGAGTTTTACACCCAAGGGATGGGAAGAATTTAGTTTTGGTAGACAATGGTTTTGGCCGGAAGAAAGTCCATCTTTACCTAGTGATGTGTTGCAAACTAACACTAAATTAGACCCTCAAGGTAAAATTGGGCAAACAGTGATGGTGGCGAAAGATTTACCTTATCCCATGACTTATAATATAGATGTGCAAGTGGCAGATGTTTCTAATTTATCTGTAGCTAGTTCTAAATCTTTTACCGCTTTACCTAGTAATCGTCTCATCGGGTTAAAAAGTGATTTCATCGCCAATGCTGGGAAAAGCTTTCCTGTGGAAGTAATTGTCACTGAACCTACAGGAAAACCCATGACTAATCAACGGGTGCGTGTAGAATTACAACAGATGAAGTATAGCAGTGTGACGCAGGTAGTAGAAGGTAGTGACACAGCTAAAAATCAAGTGGAATATCAGACAGTCGCACAAGCTGAAATTACCTCATCTGAAAATTATCAAACTGTCAATTTAACCCCGACTGTCTCAGGTTCATATCGCATTCGCGCCAATTTTAGCGATAGTAAAGATGAGGTGACAGCCACAGATAGTCAAATTTGGGTGACAGGAGATAATCAAGTTTATTGGGGTTCTGATGATGAAAACCGTCTAGAGGTGAAACTAGATAAAAAAGAATACAAACCTGGTGAAATTGCTACGGCTTTAATTCAATCTCCCTATCAAGATGCAGAGTTATATTTTGCCGTAATTAAAGATAAGCCCCTGTATCAACAACTAACTAAAACCAAGGGAGGCGCGCCACAAATTCAATTTCAAGTCACGCCGGAAATGTTACCGAATGCAGCAGTGGAAGCTGTGTTAGTCAGACAAGGCGCACCTATAAATCAAGTAGAACCAGGAAGTTTAGATAAATTAGTTAAAATTGGGTTTACTCCTTTTAAAGTCAACTTGCAAGATAAATATTTAAACGTGCAAGTGACACCATTGCAAGCATCCCTAGAACCTGGCGCAGAGTCAACAGTACAACTCGAACTCAAAGATCACCAGAATAACCCCACCCAAGGACAATTAACTGTCATGGTGGTAAATGAAGCAGTGTTGCAACTATCTGGTTATCGTCCGCCAAATTTGGTAGATACAGTCTATGCAGAACAGCTAATATCTACCCGTTTCAGTGATAATCGTCCTGATGTGGTGATACAACCCCAAGACATAGCACAACCCAAAGGCTGGGGTTATAGCGGCGGTTTATCCACAGGTATCGCCAATACCCGCACCCGCACAGATTTTCAGCCTCTAGCTTACTATAATGCCTCTGTTCTCACCGATGCTAACGGTAAGGCGCAAATCACCTTTAAATTACCGGATGACTTAACAACATGGCGGGTGATGGTTGTCGCGACTGATGGAAATCTCCGCTTTGGGAATGGGGATGCGACTTTTATCACCACCAAGCCACTGCTAACTAATGCCATCTTGCCACAATTTGTCCGTCCAGGCGATCGCATCCTAGGTGGTTTATCCGTCACCAATAACACCGGCACTTCAGGAAACTTAACAATTGACGGTGAACTTCAGGGTAATGTCAAGTTTGCAGAGAAAAACCCCAAATCTACCAACTTACAAACTAAAACTGAGTCTGCAACTCAAGCTTATCGCTTCCCAATGGTGGCGGAAAACGTCGGTGTAGCGCAAGTCCGCTTTACCACCCAGTTAAATAATACAGCCGCCGATGCCTTTGCTGTGCCGTTAGAAGTCAAGCCGTTAGAAGTGACAGAACAAGTCGTGGAAACTGGTGTGACTGATAAACAAGTTAACATCCCTCTCAATATTGATAAAAATGTCTATCCCAATGCTGGTGGTTTAGATATTCAATTAGCCAGTACATTAATTCCCGAAATCAAAGCACCAGCCAAACAAGTATTAGCTGATAATGATTTACCCTTCGCTGAACCGGCGGCGAGTCAGTTAATGATTGCGGCTAATTTACAAACGTTATCTCAGAAATATAGTCAAACTTTTGCAGAATTTAACCCCCAACAACAGGCGAATCAAGCTATTACGCAATTAGCCAAACTGCAAATCGCCGACGGTGGTTTTGCAGCCTTCCCAGGACAAGAAAAATCAGACCCTTGGGTGTCTGCTTACGCTGCGGAATCTTTAAGCCAAGCGCAAAAAGTATTTCCCAATGCAGTAAATGCAGCAATGTTATCTCGCTTAAAGAATTACTTGCAAAAAGTCTTAGCAAATCCTGGACAATATGACTTTTGTAAGGAACAATTATGTAAAACTCAACTGCAACTCCATGCTTTAATTGCTCTAGACGCACTTGGAGAAAAACGCAATAGTTTCTTGAGTGATATTTATCAACAGCGTAATAACTTTGATATAGTTACTCAAATCAAACTAGCAAGGTATTTATCGCAATTCCCCGAATGGCAAGATGAATCACAAAAAATGTTCAACCAGTTGCAAGAAAATATCTCTGAAACTGGACGCACAGCCGTGATTAGCTTACCTAATCAATGGGGATGGATGAGTTCAAACACCACAGCACAAGCACAGGCTTTAAGATTATTTATCGCCAAACAAAGTAAACCAGAAGTCATCGATAAATTATTCCAAAGTCTGTTAGCACAACGTCGCAACGGCACATGGCAAACTGACTATAATAATGCTCAAGCTTTAACAGCATTAGTAGAATATAGTCAACTCCAACCCACACCACCCAACTTTTTAGCCACAGTTAAATTAGCAGGTAAAAAACTCGGAGAAAACCGCTTTAATGGTTATCAAAATCCCAGCTTACAGCTAAATGTAGCAATGGATAAATTACCCCGTGGTCGTCATGATTTAACACTGCAAAAATCTGGTAATGGAAAGTTACATTATTTGGTAAATTACAGTTACCTATTACCAGGAAATCAGCCAGGAAGATTTAATGGTCTAAGGGTGACAAAAGCGATTAGCAAAGTGGGAGAAAGGCAGCCTTTGCAAAAGACAGGGATTTACGCTTTTGATAAACCATTAAATATAGAAAGTGGACAGGTATTTGATATTGGTTTAGAAATTATTGCTGATCATCCTGTAGATCATGTAGTGATTAAAGACCCATTACCAGCAGGATTAGAAGCCGTAGACCAGAGTTTTCAAACTGCAACGGCCGCTTTACAAGCACAGGCTGATAGTTGGCAACTTGGCTATAGAAATATCTACCGCGATCGCATTATCGCCTACGCTAACCACCTCGAACCAGGTGTATATAGTCTGCACTACTTAGTCCGTTCGGTAACTCCTGGTACATTTCTCTGGCCTGGTGCGGAAGCGCATTTACAATATGCGCCGGAGGAATTTGGACGTTCAGCTAGTTCTACTGTGGAAATTCAGTAA
- the rplI gene encoding 50S ribosomal protein L9, producing the protein MAKRIQLVLTKDVSKLGKSGDLVEVAPGYARNYLIPQNLAANVTPGLLKQVERRREIERQRQLELKQQAQEQKAALEKVSSLKIAKQVGENEAIFGTVTTQDVADAIQAATGQEVDRRGITIPDIGKLGTYKADIKLHSEVTAQIDIQVVAS; encoded by the coding sequence ATGGCGAAGCGCATACAATTAGTTTTAACTAAGGATGTCAGCAAGTTAGGAAAATCTGGCGATTTAGTGGAAGTAGCTCCTGGCTATGCTCGTAATTATTTGATTCCTCAGAATTTGGCAGCCAACGTCACCCCTGGTCTTCTCAAGCAAGTAGAACGCCGTCGGGAAATCGAAAGACAACGCCAATTAGAACTCAAGCAACAAGCACAAGAGCAAAAAGCCGCATTAGAAAAAGTTAGTAGCTTGAAAATCGCCAAGCAAGTTGGTGAAAACGAAGCAATTTTCGGTACTGTTACCACCCAAGACGTTGCTGATGCCATCCAAGCAGCAACAGGTCAAGAAGTAGACCGTCGTGGTATTACCATTCCTGATATTGGCAAGTTAGGCACTTACAAAGCAGATATCAAACTACATTCTGAAGTGACAGCACAAATCGATATTCAAGTTGTGGCTAGTTAA
- a CDS encoding AbrB family transcriptional regulator, translating into MNQSVNLVSIFQKPINKQIAVAKQLIILTLEILLSFPLALVLTKLHFGGISWIFGGIFAGTAILQICRIFYQYSPRPNRMARRVGMALVGLTVGAANANTDLTEIATGIPIFIFLTLFLLLCGGCIGYIYSRLSQTNLLTAMLATVPGGVGVMSAIAADYNKNVTLVALVQAIRVTSVVLLIPCIARTAVGNYWNLSNLSISNSWWNFDPSQIGLLAIALAITALIVYFVTKCKLPAGDFFGALLLGLTFNTVLNLLPLVSDINFDPPRLVNIIGQLLLGITIGEYWGEKPTLGKKTLGYALMSVFMTLIAGAIATIIAMQITSWDWLTCLLVTAPGGAAEMILVSLALDHNVEIVTTGHLVRLIAINSSLPLWLFLFRRFEGCKGVGV; encoded by the coding sequence ATGAATCAAAGTGTAAATCTTGTTTCTATTTTCCAGAAACCCATTAATAAACAAATTGCAGTAGCAAAACAACTAATCATCCTCACGCTAGAAATACTCCTGTCATTTCCCCTAGCTTTAGTCTTAACAAAGTTACATTTCGGTGGTATTTCTTGGATATTTGGGGGTATTTTTGCCGGAACAGCAATCTTGCAAATTTGTCGCATATTTTACCAGTATTCCCCTCGTCCTAACCGTATGGCTAGAAGAGTCGGTATGGCCTTAGTAGGACTAACAGTTGGTGCGGCTAACGCCAATACTGACTTAACCGAGATAGCTACAGGAATTCCCATATTTATTTTTTTGACTTTATTTTTACTACTATGCGGTGGTTGTATTGGCTATATTTACTCCCGCCTGAGTCAGACTAATCTTCTGACAGCAATGCTAGCCACAGTCCCAGGGGGTGTAGGTGTGATGTCAGCGATCGCCGCCGACTATAATAAAAATGTCACCCTAGTAGCATTAGTACAAGCGATTCGCGTCACCTCAGTAGTATTACTAATTCCTTGCATTGCTAGAACCGCAGTCGGGAATTACTGGAATTTATCAAACCTATCAATTAGTAATTCCTGGTGGAATTTTGACCCATCACAAATAGGATTATTGGCAATAGCTTTAGCCATCACCGCACTCATAGTTTATTTTGTGACTAAATGCAAACTCCCGGCGGGAGATTTTTTTGGTGCATTACTATTGGGACTGACATTTAATACAGTGCTAAATTTATTGCCATTGGTGAGTGATATTAACTTTGATCCACCAAGACTAGTCAACATTATCGGTCAACTGCTTTTAGGAATTACCATCGGTGAATATTGGGGAGAGAAACCCACCCTGGGCAAAAAAACTCTAGGTTACGCCTTAATGTCTGTCTTTATGACCTTAATTGCCGGCGCGATCGCCACTATAATAGCAATGCAAATAACCTCATGGGACTGGTTGACTTGTCTATTAGTCACCGCACCAGGAGGAGCAGCAGAAATGATCCTAGTTTCCCTAGCATTAGACCATAATGTAGAAATTGTCACCACTGGTCATTTAGTGCGACTCATCGCCATTAACAGTTCCTTACCCCTGTGGTTATTTTTATTTCGTCGATTTGAGGGGTGTAAGGGTGTAGGGGTGTAG
- a CDS encoding nuclear transport factor 2 family protein — protein sequence MSNEVIEKVVAAYFSNIAAMNPEGWVDNFADDAVSYDPVGEPPTKVHEGFREFIGQLQAVFAQLEPTIEHIFIASNEAAVKWTMNGVSKSGKSVKFAGITIFAVNPEGKIQTTRAYWNPVQMIAQLRS from the coding sequence ATGTCCAATGAAGTTATAGAAAAAGTTGTGGCTGCTTACTTTAGTAACATAGCAGCCATGAACCCAGAAGGTTGGGTAGATAATTTTGCTGACGATGCGGTAAGTTATGATCCAGTTGGCGAACCACCAACAAAAGTTCATGAAGGATTCCGCGAATTTATCGGACAGTTGCAAGCTGTATTTGCTCAACTAGAACCGACAATTGAACATATATTCATCGCTAGCAACGAAGCCGCAGTCAAATGGACAATGAACGGAGTTAGCAAAAGTGGTAAATCAGTGAAATTTGCAGGAATTACTATTTTTGCAGTAAATCCTGAAGGGAAAATCCAAACCACCCGCGCTTACTGGAATCCTGTACAGATGATCGCACAATTACGCTCTTAA
- a CDS encoding WD40 repeat domain-containing protein — protein MNLQKYFHAANHRRTMVAIVGLAVLTMTTNYQAQGIAQPKPPGDFVFPGERLTTNHQIMTIADARPPEPRTLTGHSEAVVTVAVSADGKTLASASYDKTVKLWDIKTGNLIKTLNHPYQVNGLVWKSDGKTLAVVNGNEVIIWNVTTGKALKTLKGSDGFWSVTWSPDGKKIAAGSWNKTITLWDTNTGKVIKNLTGHTSEVYSVAWSPDSKTLASGSGDSTIKLWDGTTGKLITTLNEHQGTVYGLAWSPDGKTLASGCTDRTIKLWNTTTGKLIKTLNGHSDAVGSLAWNADSKTLASSSADKTIKIWDVNTGKLLKTLNRHQDVVLSVAWSADGKTLASSSRDTIIKIWNLND, from the coding sequence GTGAATTTACAAAAATACTTTCATGCTGCTAACCACCGTAGAACTATGGTTGCGATAGTCGGGTTAGCTGTATTAACTATGACCACAAATTATCAAGCGCAAGGAATAGCGCAACCAAAACCGCCTGGTGATTTTGTCTTCCCAGGTGAAAGATTAACAACAAATCATCAAATTATGACAATAGCAGACGCAAGACCACCAGAACCGAGAACCTTGACAGGACACAGCGAAGCAGTTGTGACGGTAGCGGTGAGTGCAGATGGTAAAACCCTGGCTTCTGCTAGTTACGATAAAACTGTCAAACTCTGGGATATCAAGACGGGTAACTTAATCAAAACCCTGAATCATCCCTATCAGGTAAATGGTTTAGTTTGGAAGAGTGATGGTAAAACTCTCGCTGTCGTCAATGGAAACGAAGTAATCATCTGGAATGTCACCACGGGAAAAGCACTCAAAACCCTCAAAGGTAGTGACGGTTTTTGGAGTGTAACATGGAGTCCAGACGGGAAAAAAATTGCGGCTGGGAGTTGGAACAAAACTATCACACTCTGGGATACAAACACGGGTAAAGTAATCAAAAACCTTACGGGACATACATCAGAAGTTTATAGTGTCGCTTGGAGTCCAGACAGCAAAACTCTGGCTTCTGGGAGTGGAGACAGTACTATCAAACTTTGGGATGGAACTACAGGGAAATTAATCACCACCTTGAATGAACATCAAGGAACTGTTTATGGTTTAGCATGGAGTCCAGACGGTAAAACTCTCGCTTCTGGATGTACAGACCGAACTATCAAACTCTGGAATACAACTACAGGTAAATTAATCAAAACACTCAATGGACATAGCGACGCAGTTGGTAGTTTAGCTTGGAATGCAGATAGTAAAACTCTTGCTTCCAGCAGTGCAGACAAGACTATCAAAATCTGGGATGTAAACACAGGTAAATTGCTGAAAACCTTGAACAGACATCAGGATGTCGTCTTGAGTGTAGCTTGGAGTGCAGATGGTAAAACTCTAGCTTCTAGCAGTAGAGATACAATCATTAAAATCTGGAATCTCAATGATTAA
- a CDS encoding Lin0512 family protein, producing the protein MARKRFIIEMGMGVDQHGQEPTVAAARAVRNAIAHNALPGVWEVAGLSDPNEMIVEVQVAVPYPEQVREAEVLAVLPFGRKSLTVESGGMVVQGRAIESLNDKNDEMLVAIAAVTVFVETD; encoded by the coding sequence GTGGCGCGAAAACGATTCATTATTGAGATGGGAATGGGTGTAGATCAACACGGACAAGAACCGACAGTCGCCGCAGCAAGAGCTGTTCGCAACGCGATCGCGCATAATGCTTTACCAGGAGTATGGGAAGTTGCGGGTTTAAGTGACCCAAATGAGATGATTGTGGAAGTGCAAGTTGCAGTCCCCTATCCTGAACAAGTCAGAGAAGCCGAAGTCTTAGCTGTGTTACCCTTCGGACGCAAAAGCCTGACTGTAGAATCAGGCGGTATGGTAGTGCAAGGACGCGCTATTGAGTCTTTGAACGATAAAAATGACGAAATGTTAGTGGCGATCGCAGCCGTCACCGTTTTCGTAGAAACTGATTAA
- a CDS encoding DUF1838 domain-containing protein encodes MVAQTQELDAQYWVKTRSSLDASQSTFLTWTGKIYAFTPGEKRKLLFKILGLSVSRCILTEPGIWDFTSRELTYYLNPETDEILRQWENPWTGETVTVIHVANNPVQGCFKGKFPAQVEGETTTFVFDIFPTYPNPLAADPELSKYSPYPTYQAAELFKLTVPTADLFNTELQSVSQLRLSWDRIGQWLPWMNMGDRPGHLIYSAFGSKVSGLTELPQLLQDEINHRVPLYKQAPKAYNEGEDMTSWLYFQQNFPAYLAGETFPLPVGEES; translated from the coding sequence ATGGTTGCCCAAACTCAAGAATTAGATGCTCAATATTGGGTGAAAACTCGCTCTTCTCTTGACGCTAGCCAATCAACTTTTCTCACCTGGACAGGGAAAATTTACGCTTTTACTCCTGGGGAAAAAAGAAAACTGCTATTTAAAATTTTAGGTTTGAGTGTAAGTCGCTGCATTCTCACAGAACCAGGAATTTGGGATTTTACTTCTAGAGAACTCACTTATTATCTAAATCCAGAAACAGACGAAATTCTCCGCCAATGGGAAAATCCCTGGACAGGAGAAACAGTCACAGTCATTCATGTGGCGAATAATCCTGTGCAGGGTTGTTTTAAAGGTAAATTTCCTGCACAAGTAGAGGGAGAAACCACAACTTTTGTGTTTGATATCTTCCCCACATATCCTAACCCGTTAGCAGCAGATCCAGAATTATCTAAATACAGTCCCTATCCCACTTACCAAGCAGCAGAATTATTTAAACTCACAGTCCCAACCGCAGATTTATTTAACACAGAATTACAATCAGTTTCGCAATTGAGGCTTAGTTGGGATAGAATTGGTCAATGGTTGCCTTGGATGAATATGGGCGATCGCCCTGGTCATCTCATCTACAGTGCATTTGGCAGTAAAGTTAGTGGTTTAACAGAATTACCCCAACTTCTCCAAGATGAAATTAATCATCGCGTACCTTTATATAAACAAGCTCCCAAAGCTTATAACGAAGGGGAAGATATGACATCTTGGTTATACTTCCAACAAAATTTCCCCGCCTATCTAGCAGGTGAAACCTTCCCTCTACCAGTCGGTGAGGAATCGTAA